AATTCCCCTCGAAATCATTTATTGTTATGCTCCTTTTGAAGTAATGTGCGATCGCATTTCCCAGCGTCAAGGAGACATTTCCGATGCTACCCCAGAAATTTTAAAAAAACAACAAGAACAATTAGAACCTTTTACCGAAGAAGAAAAGCCCTTCGTCAGAAAAATAAACACCCACCATTAATTTTTATTTATGGGCTTATAGGCCCATCTTTGAAATCAGGGGCTTTACGCCTATTTTTTGGTAATATTAATATAGGAAACTTAACAAACACAAAATAAGGAGAAAAGAAACAAAATGCCCACGATTAAATTCCTCAAAGAAAACAAAGAAGTAATTGCCGCCGATGGTGCCAACTTAAGAGAAAAAGCGAAACAAAATGGAATTGACATCTATAGACTAAGAGGAAAATTAATCAACTGCGGAGGTTATGGGCAATGCGGTACTTGTCTTGTGGAGATTGTAGAAGGAATGGATAATTTATCTCCTAAAACTGATTTTGAACTCAGAAAATTAAAAAAGAAACCCGATAACTATCGTTTAGCTTGTCAAACCCTCGTTAATGGCGAAATAAGCGTTAACACCAAACCATAAGCATTTAAGACATTAAACCCCTTGAAGAAAATTGAAGATTGGGGAACAAACAATAAAAAAGGGGTAAGTAGTATAACTTACCCCAATTTAGTTAATGGTATTGGGAAAACTCAGTGTGGTTTAACTACAAAAGCCTAGTTAGCTTCTGCAGGATAAACACTTACTTTCTTTTGGCTACGGCTTTTATGTTCAAATTTTACAACTCCAGCGATTAAAGCAAAGAGAGTATCATCATTGCCACGTCCAACATTTTCCCCAGGATAAACCTTAGTTCCACGTTGACGAATAAGGATATTTCCTGCTTTAACGGTTTCTCCGCCAAAACATTTAACGCCTAAGCGCTTAGAATTAGAGTCTCTTCCGTTACGAGTACTACCTGTACCTTTCTTATGTGCCATGGTATTATGCTATTCCTCTAATAAAGTGTACTGTTATTTAAGTTTATGTTATTTTAGGCTTCCACTGCTTCGGTAGTAGCTTCTGCCTCTTTCTGAGCAATGACATTGCCCCCTAAACTAATGGAATTAATCATTAAACGACTTAATTCCTGTCTATGACCTCTTTTCTTGCGGGTTTTCTTCTTGGGTTGCATTTTATAAACAATTACCTTTTTGCCTCGGCTATGTTTTAAAATGGTTCCGTTGATAGAAGCACCGTTAACGTAAGGTTGTCCCACATGAATTTCTCCGTCGTGGTTAACGAGTAATACTTTATCTACGTTTAATTCTTCGTTTACTTCAAGATCAAATCTATCTAATTCATAGAATCTACCGGGTTCTACCTTAAGTTGTTTCCCGCAGATTTCGATTATTGCGTAAGTCATAATTTTTTCCTAATATATACTGCCGTACAGGTAGCAAAATTAATTTTTTTGCTTTTTCTAAATGCCTTTACCTGATCCGAACAGGAGTGGAGACACAATCAATCATTTTATCTTTATTTTTGATTAATTGTCAACTATTTGTAGTTTAGCGAAAAACTCGAATGAGAGTACCTCGTTGGGGCAAGTCTTGGGGGCGAATGGTGGTTTGATTACCACTAATTGTATTAATGTTTAACTCTTCTGCCCTTGCAAGGGTTAAAAATTCCTCTAGGGGTACCAAATCGCAACTATTAGGATCTGCATTATTGGTTAAATATTGGGTAGGAAAGACTACTTTGGGTTGTAGCGCCCGAATAGCGTCCATGGCTTCTTGGGGGTTATAGTTTTTTGGGCCTCCACCGATGGGTATCATGGCAACATCTGGGCTACCCATCAAAATTCTTTGCTCGATGTCGATGGGGGAAGCAATACCGCCGAGGTGTAAAATATTCACCCCCCCTTGATTCCAGCGCCAGACTATATTTTCTCCGAATCTTCTTCCTCTTTGGCGATCATGAAATGTTCTGATACCCTGAAATCGGATACCTCCTACTTCATAAACCCCCGGTTCAACCATCAGTTGAGGATTGTTCGGAAGTCCTCCTGCGGCACCTTCATCAAGGAGGCGACTGCTAATCATGACGACATCGGCGTTGACTCTGGGCGCAGGATAGTTGGCAGTACAGCCAAGAGGCTCGAAGGGGTTGGATAACACTCTGAGGTTGTTTCCTGTGCAGAGGAAGCAACTATGCCCTAGCCATTGGATAGTAACTCCTGTTCCTGTGGTTTGGGCGATCGCCCTTTGGGGGGAATATTTAGCACTTAGGAGAGAAGTAAGAACCCCTACCCCCGTCAAACGCATCCAGTCACGACGATTAATCATACTTAGCAATAGATTTGAGGAAATTTCGTAACAATTGTAACCCAGAATTAGTTAAGATGCTTTCAGGATGAAACTGGACCCCTTCAATCCAAGGATATTGTTTGTGTCGGATACCCATAATAATGTCATCTTCTGTCCAAGCAGTAATTTCTAATACCGAAGGGATAGAGGCTTTATCCACAATTAAACTATGGTAGCGGGTAGCTTGAAAGGGAGAAGCAATATCTTTAAATACCCCTTGATTGTTATGGAGGATAGGAGAAGTTTTACCGTGCATCAAACTAGGTGCAGAGACAATTTTACCGCCATAGGCTTCGCCGATGGTTTGATGTCCTAAACATACTCCGAGAATGGGGTAATCTTGACCCATTTTTGTGACAAGTTCGAGACAAATTCCTGCGCTGCGAGGATTTCCTGGACCAGGAGAAATGACGATCGCATCTGGTTTTAAGGCTTGTAATTGTTCGAGGGTAATTTGATCGTTACGATAAACCACAACATCCTTGGCGATGGTAAACTCGGCGCTTAATTCCCCCAAATATTGAACCAGATTATAAGTAAAACTATCGTAGTTATCAATAACTAGAATCAAACTATGGATCTCCTTATAGCAGTGAAAATATTAAGTTTAACCCATAGGGGAACAAAATAAAACAGGCAACTAATACAGAAGCAATGGCACTTACTAAAACAGCGCCAGCGGCGCAGTCTTTGGCTTTTTTGGCTTGTTCATGATATTGTTTGCCAACGGTTAAATCGACCACAGATTCGATGGCAGTATTTAATAATTCAAGAATCATCACCAAAGCACAAGTAATGGCAAGGATAGCCATTTGAGTCATGGTCACATTAAACCATAATCCTAATAGTATGGCGACAAGGGCGATGCCAGTATGAATTCTAAAATTGCGTTGAGTTTTAAAAGTATAAATCACCCCTGCCCAAGCAAAGCGAAAACTAGAAAAAACATCAGGCGCTACTTTCCACGCCGAAGAAAGACGGGAGTTGCGTTTAGGCACGGATTGATTACGGGTAACAAATTTAGATTTGTTAATTAAGTTAGTCATCTTATTTATATCCTCCTCATGGAGTTTGAGACTATATTCATATATTGTTACTTCAGTATAAACGCAACTCTCTATATGTCAACGGTCAAATAATTAAATTAGTTCGAGATGTCAGGACTCGAACTATTATCTCTCTAATTCTCAAGGAAAGATATAATTAAAGAGCAAAAAAAATCCTATCTATCACCGTCCTTAATGCGATGAAATTTGCCAAACTATCCCTAACCCTTGTTTTCTTGCTCAGTCTTAATCTCTTATTTGCCCATCAAAATCGGGTGCAATCGGAAACCACTTCAGAAGAAACCGAAAACCATTATCATCGTAATCCGAATATTGAAGACATTAGAAATAGTTGGCGAGATTTACGCTTGTTGCGTAGTTTGGAAGAACACACATCCCCTGTATATGGTTTGGCATTTGATCCCCTAGGTAAAAATTTAATTAGTGTCGGTAGTTATAACGATCCTCGCATGAGATTTTGGGAGGTGGAAACAGGGAGACAAATAAGGTATCAAAGAGCCCATGGTTCGGCGGTAAACTCTTTGTTATATAGTCCTGACGGTAAAACTATCGTGACCACTGGTCAAGCCTCAGATATACGTATCTGGAATGGGGAAACAGGGGAACATGAAACGAGTTTGTTGAGTCATGCAAATAATGTAATGGCGATCGCCATTAGTCCTGACAGTAAAACCTTGGTGAGCGGAGCATTGGATGGCATCAGGGTATGGAATTTGGAGTTTCGGCGACTATCCTACGTTTTAGAAGGAGTTGGTAATCCTACCCATGCCCTCGCCATTCACCCTGAAGGAAAGATGTTAGCCAGTGGCAATGGTAGGGGTAGAGTAACTCTTTGGGATTTAACCACAGGTAAGAAAATTAGGGAGTTTACCCCCCACCGTTCTAAAATTACAGGGTTAATTTTTACCCCCGATGGCAAAAGTTTGATTACTAGCGCTGAGGAAAGAAGTGTTAAGGTTTGGGACTTGAGTAGTCGTTTACAAATTGCCGAATTTGGCTTACATGGCGATCGCATCCGTACCATTGCCCTATCCCCCGATGGTTCAACCCTAGCCAGTGGCGGTAATGATGGAGTGAGAATTTGGGATTACTATTCCACCCGAGAACTTGCTTTTATTCCCTACAACCGAGACTGGGTGCAAACCCTCATCTTTAGCCCCGATAGTCGTATCTTGGCAACGGGTTCATTTAATACTAGAATTGACCTTTGGCAAAGAGGTAGAGCTTTATTGAGCGAAAATTGATGCTCCAAGATCAACAACATCCCCAAGCCCACATCGATAGGGTAATTTTGCAAAAGTTATTTGTCGAAGGACAAACGGACTACTATATGGCAGAAGTAGCTCGGTTGAGAATTCGTTACCACAATTTCCCGGGTGCTAGGGATATTCAACGGGATTTGGATGTTATTTTGCAACAGTGGGATATGAGCGAGGAAGAACTTTTTACTCGGGTTAGGGCGTTACACAGTCAAGGCAAAATCTACGGTAAGAAGAAAACAGGGGAAGATCAAGAGGATTGGAGTTAATGACTAAAGTTGTAATTATTGGGGCAGGTATCATTGGCAGTGCGATCGCCTTTGAACTGAGTAAAGATTCTCAATTGGACATTACTTTAATAGATCAAAATCCCCCTGCCTCTGGCTCTTCTGGGGCGGCCCTAGGTCTGTTGATGGGAGTGATCAGTCAAAAGGTAAAAGGAAGGGCATGGCGACTGAGAGAAAACAGTTTAAGCAGATATAAAACCCTTTTGCCCGAACTAGAAACATTAACAGGATTAAAAATTCCCCACAATCATCATGGTATTGTCAAACTACTTTTTGCCGAAGATAACCTCGAAAAATGGCACAAATTGGCTCAGACAAGGGCAGAGCAAGGTTATCGCTTAGAAGTGTGGGATCGTTCTGAGTTACAGTCCTTTTGTCCTCAAGTACAAGGGGATGAGATTATCGGTGCGGTTTCTTCCCCCGATGACTTACAAATTAACCCTATCCCCCTAGTGGAGGCATTGGTGGCAGGGGCGAAAATTCAGGGGGTAAAATGTATTTTTGGGCAAAAAGTTGATAATTTTACTATCAACTCTACTGCGGAGGAGGAAAAGAAGGTTTGTGAGTCTTTATCAGTGGGGGGTAAACCCCTTTTTGCTGACCTGATAATTCTATGTGCGGGTTTAGGTTCAACTCCCCTAACAGAGAAGTTAAACCATACTATTAAGATAAAACCTGTCCTAGGACAAGCCATGGTCATTCACTACCATGGTTGGCAAAACCGAGGGGATTTTAACCCAGTGATTACGGGGGATGACATTCACATCGTACCCTTAAGGGATGATCGTTTCTGGCTAGGGGCAACCCTCGAATTTGCTGATGACCATGGGCAGGTGATCGACAATCCACAGTTATTAGAGGACTTATACCAAAGGGCGATCGCCTTTTGCCCCTCCCTCATATCTGCCTCCATTATTTCCCAATGGTCTGGAAAACGCCCCCGTCCCCAAGGGCGCCCTGCCCCCATCATCGAAAAATTAGAAGGCTATGACAATGTAATATTAGCCACGGCTCATTACCGTAATGGTGTTTTACTCGCCCCCGCTACTGCCATGGAAGTAAGGCAGTTAATATAAGTAAATCTAATCTTTGCAATAACGATTTAATGACTTTAGAAAATAATGTAAAGAAATATGTAGAAAATAATGTTTTAGAATCACAGACCTACAAAAGATTGAACATTAAGGCTTATAACATCTACATCAAAGGGAAAAATAAGATTAGTTAAATTAATAAAAATCAGAATAAATATTAATCGAAAAAAAATCCTTTGAGCAAAAAAGATGATCCCCCTTCATGATAAGATTGAAACTCGAAAAGCAAAAGCCTAAAAACTAACTTCTATTTTTAGAGGTTGTTAAGAATAAAGCTATAAAGAAAATTTATATATTTGGAGGATGCCAATAATGGCACAAGCTGGATTTAAAGCTGGTGTTCAGGACTATCGTTTAACCTACTATACCCCTGATTACACCCCTAAAGATACCGATTTATTAGCCTGTTTCAGAATGACTCCCCAGCCTGGAGTCCCCCCCGAAGAATGTGCGGCGGCAGTAGCAGCTGAATCTTCCACTGGTACTTGGACCACCGTATGGACTGACGGCTTAACCGACTTAGATCGTTACAAAGGTCGTTGCTACAACGTTGAGCCCGTACCTGGAGAAGATAATCAATATTTCTGTTTCGTTGCTTATCCTTTAGATTTATTTGAAGAAGGTTCTGTAACCAACGTATTAACCTCCTTAGTTGGTAACGTATTCGGTTTCAAAGCTCTTCGTGCTTTACGTTTAGAAGACATCCGTTTCCCCGTTGCCCTCATCAAAACCTACCAAGGTCCTCCCCACGGTATCACCGTAGAGCGTGACTTATTAAACAAATATGGTCGTCCTCTCTTAGGTTGTACCATTAAGCCTAAATTAGGTTTATCTGCTAAAAACTACGGTCGTGCCGTTTATGAATGTCTCCGTGGTGGTTTAGACTTCACCAAAGATGACGAAAACATCAACTCTCAGCCTTTCATGCGTTGGAGAGATCGTTTCTTATTCGTTCAAGAGGCGATCGAAAAAGCTCAAGCTGAAACCAACGAAATCAAAGGTCACTACCTCAACGTTACCGCTGGTACTTGTGAAGAAATGATGAAACGTGCTGAATTCGCCAAAGAAATCGGTACCCCCATCATCATGCACGATTTCTTAACTGGTGGTTTCACCGCTAACACCACCCTTGCTAAATGGTGTCGTGACAATGGCGTATTATTACACATCCACCGTGCGATGCACGCTGTAATCGACCGTCAGAAAAACCACGGTATCCACTTCCGTGTTTTAGCTAAGTGTCTCCGTCTTTCTGGTGGTGACCACTTACACTCTGGTACCGTTGTAGGTAAGTTAGAAGGCGATCGCGCTGGTACTTTAGGTTTCGTTGACTTAATGCGCGAAGACTATGTAGAAGAAGATCGTTCTCGTGGTGTATTCTTCACCCAAGATTACGCATCCTTACCCGGAACCATGCCTGTCGCTTCTGGTGGTATCCACGTATGGCACATGCCCGCCCTCGTTGAAATCTTCGGCGATGACTCTTGTTTACAGTTCGGTGGTGGTACTCTAGGACACCCTTGGGGTAACGCACCTGGTGCAACCGCTAACCGTGTAGCTTTAGAAGCCTGTGTTCAAGCTCGTAACGAAGGTCGTTCTCTTGCCCGTGAAGGTAATGACGTAATCCGTGAGGCTTGTCGTTGGAGTCCTGAACTTGCTGCGGCTTGTGAACTCTGGAAAGAAATTAAATTCGAGTTTGACACCGTTGACACCCTCTAAATTTCAGTAATAGGGAATCAGAAAGGGAAATAAATTGAAATAGTCATCAATGAACAATAATTCCAAGCATAATAGGAATAATTAAGTAATTGATATAACAAATAAAATTTATTACCGACCTTCTGATTCACTAAGGGGTTATGCCCACTGAAATATATGTCATATAAACAAACGGTAAAAGATACAGCAAAAGTTCTGCAGGGTTATCTTACTTATCAAGCAGTAAAGTTAATTATTGAACAACTTACCGAAACTAATCCCAGTTTAGCTATTTGGTTAAGAGAATTTTCCTATAATCATTCCATCCAAGATAGTGAGAATTATCTTCAGGCTTTGGTGATAGAAAATAAGGAGTTAGTTTTACGTATTTTGGCGGTAAGAAAAGATATTGCAGAACAAACGGTAGAATTTTTGCCAGAAATGGTCAAAAGCAATATAGAGCAATCTAATATAGAACATCGTCGCTATCTTTTAGAACGTTTGACTCAAACTAAGTCAGCTTCTCCTCAAGGTGAAACTGAAATAGATACCAAATCAAATAAATCAGAAAACAAGGAAGAATAAACCATGCAAACTTTACCTAAAGAGCGTCGTTACGAAACTCTCTCTTACTTACCTCCTTTAACCGATCAACAAATCGTTAAACAAGTTCAATACTTATTAGATCAAGGATTTATTCCTGCAGTAGAATTTGAAAAAGATCCTCAACCCAATGACCACCACTGGACTCTTTGGAAGTTACCTTTATTCAATGCTTTCTCTGCTCAAGATGTATTAAACGAAGTTCGTGAATGTAAAGGTCAATATTCTGATTCTTTCATCAGAGTTATCGGTTTTGATAACCTCAAACAGTGTCAAACCATGAGTTTTATTGTTCACAAACCTAACACCACTCGTTTCTAGGTTGTAGCTATTATTCTTGTAAAACCCTCCTTTTTTAGGGGGGTTTTTATTAATAATCTAAAATTACTTTGATCCATTCTGGAGGTCGAGGGATGGGATTTTTGAGCCTATCCAACATCAGTAAAGCCACTAGATGGACAGTGAAACAATATATAAGATTGTTAACAAAGACTACTAATAAAATTAGTAACTGAATAACTAAGGTACTAGGTTGAGAAAGAATACCTAATTGTAAGAAAATCCAATCGGCTAATCCAGTGATTTGATTAATCACATAGATCCATAAATCTTCACCTAAAAGGATCGAAAAAAGCCAAAAACGAAAAAAGAAACCAAAACTACCAATAATAGATCCTGTCAGCAATGAGAGATGCCAATTAGCTCCATTTCGCCACATACCACCCAGTTGAATGCCCATCAAACCGTAGGGAATTATATAAATAATACTGCGAGGGGGGCCCATTAAAATACTTAGTAATAACCCAGAAACAATGGTGGTCATAATTGATGCCCTTCTTCCTCTCCTCATGTAAACGAGGGCAATGGGTAGGGGGTATAACATTCTTAAAAATGGGCCTAGACGAAAATAATAATCGATTAGCCAGATTAAACTAGCGGTACTAGCTAAAAAGGCACTTTCTACTAGGGCGATGGTTTTGGGATTAACGTTATAGCTTTTCTGTGGAGGTTCATAGGGGCAATAGGCAGGGGAGTTTTCGGTAGAGTCATCTATTTCATCTAGCCAGTTTTGCTCATCAAAATCTATTTTGGAATCTGAATTTGGATTAGACAAATGAGTATCGGGATCTAAAAAATTGGTTTTCTTGTTTTAGAGTATAACATCAGCTGAGTTCGGATTTTATTATTAATGTCGCCAGAATACCCTATCCCTCTATAGGGTAGGGATGAATGGCGACCAACAAAAAAACCGAACGACAGTGAGTCCATACTTTCCGAGATTTCAGACATCAAAGAACAAATATTGTGCTAACATATTCGGTATAAGCAAAAAAAACTGAGCAAATGATAGTCCTCGAGTACCGGTTAAAAGGCAAGCAATACCAATATCAAGCCATTGATGATTCTATTCGCACGGCTCAATTCATTAGAAATAAAGCCTTGCGGTTGTGGATGGATGGTGATAAGGTTAACAAATATGACCTAAATAAATATTGTGCCGTCTTAGCTAAAGAGTACCCATTTGCGTCTGAGTTAAATTCCACCGCTAGACAAGCATCAGCTGAACGAGCTTGGAGTTCTATTTCTCGTTTTTTTGACAACTGTAAGAAAGGTGTTAAGGGCAAGAAAGGCTATCCCAAATTCAAGGAAAACTCTCGTTCAGTGGAATATAAAGCTAGTGGTTGGAAATTAGATGAAAAGACAAAAAAGCATATCACCTTTACCGATAAAAAGGGCATTGGCAGACTTAAATTGGTAGGCAGTAGAGATATATATTTCTACAATGCCTCTGATATTAAACGAGTGCGTTTAGTCAAAAGAGCCGATGGCTACTATTGTCAATTCTCGGTTAAAGTAAATATGCAGATTGAGACTCAACCGACAAATAAAGTCGTTGGCTTAGATGTTGGCTTAAAAGAATTTCTCACGGATAGTGAAGGTAATAAAGTAGAAAATCCTCGCTTCTTGAGAAAAGCTGAGAAAGCCATTAATCGTGCAAATCGCCAAAAGTCAAAAAAATTTGTTAAAGGTAAAAAACCTCAATCAAATAACTATCACAAGGCTAAGGTTCGGTATGCCCGTAAACATTTAAAAGTAAGTAGGCAACGTAAAGAGTTTGCTAAGAGTGTAGCATACTGCGTAATCAAATCTAACGATTTGGTCGCCTATGAAGATTTAAACGTGAAAGGCATGGTCAGAAATCGGAAACTAGCTAAATCAATCAGTGATGCTGGATGGACTATTTTTAGGCAATGGTTAGAGTATTTTGGGTATAAATACGGCAAAATAACAGTAGCCGTACCACCTCATAACACTAGCCAAGATTGTTCTAATTGTGGTCAAAAAGTGCAAAAATCTCTATCCACTAGAACTCATGTTTGTCCCCACTGTGGGCATATTGAAGATAGAGATTGGAATGCTGCAAAAAATATCCTGATAAAAGCATTACGTACCGTAGGGCATACGGGAACATACGCTTGGGGAGATCTGCCCTCTTGGGCGATTGGTGTAAACCTGTCGTCTAACGGCGAGTCGGTGAACCAAGAATCCCCACCTTCAACCGATAGGTAAGGTGGGGAGTGTCAATATAATATTGCCACGAAAACCTATGAAAAATAATGTTTTGGACTTATTCATTCACTCTCAAGATTTGTCCAATAATCGATACAATAGGTAAAAACATCATCAGCTATTTGGTTTATGGACGAAATCCCTACCGCTCTAAGAGATAAAGGTTCTAACCCTAAAGAACATCATAGGATTTTAGGGGGCGATCGCCCTTTATTTATTAAATATGTAATTTGGTTTATATGTGGTTTATTATTAGTAATCTTTACATCGATAATCATCAATAACATTGTCAACAATCCCAGCACAGATACCGTAGTAGTTGAAGAAACAGAAAATCAACCACCAGAAGAAATTATTGATACACAAGAAGAAATTACCATCCCCGAGAACATTCTCGGACATCTTAGCTACGAAGAAGCACCCCCATCAGAATTACAACCCATCAACGCCGACGGCTCCATAAAACTAAGAGCAAAAGCCGCCGAAAGATTTAACGCCATGGTCAGAGATGCTAGAAATCAAGGAATCATTTTAGTTCCCATTTCCGGGTTTAGGTCAATTTCTGAGCAAGAATATCTATTTTTTGAAGTAAAAGAGCAAAGAAATCAAGATGCAAGACAAAGAGCAGAAGTCAGCGCCCCTCCTGGGCATAGTGAACATCATACAGGCTATGCCGTAGACATAGGAGATGGAAATAACCCTAATACCAATTTACAAGAAAGTTTTGAAAACACCCCCGCCTATAGATGGTTAGAACAAAATGCCTCCCGTTACAGTTTCGAGCTTTCTTTTCCCCGAGACAACTTACAGGGTATTAGTTACGAACCTTGGCACTGGCGTTTTGTCGGAGACACCCACAGTTTAGAAACATTTTATCGAGCTAGAGAATTAACCACCCCTCTCAATCAAAGATAGTGCTACCATTGATTTTCAGTTTAATTAAGACCCTTATACGATGAATATATTAGTTGTCACAGTTCAAGTACCTTTTATTCGGGGAGGGGCAGAAATTCATGCCGAATCATTGGTTCAAGCCCTAAAAAACCATGGACACAGTGCCGAAATAGTTGCCTTTCCCTTTGAAGCTCATCCCCCCCAAAGGATGCTTGATTTAATGTTTGCCTTTCGTCTTCTTGATTTTTCTAGCTTTTCTGGCAGAAACATTGATTTAATTATTCCCCTCAAATTTCCTGCTTATTTCAACGAACATCCCAACAAAGTAGCATGGTTATTACATCAACACCGAGACGTATACGATTTATGGGGACAACCATTTAGCGGATTAGTCCATAACCCCGATGCCCTTCAATATCAACAAACTATTATTAACGGTGATACCAAGGCCCTCAAAGAATGTCGCAAAATTTATAGTAATTCTCAAAATGTAGCCAATCGATTGAAAAAATATAATGGCTTAGATTCAACTCCCCTTTATCACCCTCCCAAAAATGCCGATCAATTCCATTGTGAAGAAGCCCAAAGTTATTTTTTCTTTCCTAGCCGTTTAAATAGAGTAAAAAGACAATATTTAGTGCTAGAAGCACTATCCAAAACCCATCATAAGGTAAAGGTACTTTTTGCTGGTTCCTCTGACACGGGCTTATATGAAGAAGAATTGCAACAAATGACGGAAAAATTGGATATTGCAGATCGAGCTATTTTTCTTGGTCAAATTACCGAAGCTGAAAAAATCAAATATTATGCCGAGTCCATTGGAGTTATTTATCCTCCCCTAGATGAAGATTATGGCTATGTCACCCTAGAGGGTATGTTGTCATCTAAGCCCATTATTACCTGTGATGATTCTGGCGGCCCTTTGGAGTTTATTACCAACGAGGAAACAGGTATCGTGACAGCATCTGAACCTTTAGCCCTTGCTAGGGGAATGGATCAATTATGGGAAAATCGTCGTTTAGCTTCTCATTTGGGTAAAAATGCCAGACAACGCTACGAGGCTCTTGATATTACTTGGACTAATGTTGTTAATAAATTAACTAATTTTTAAAATTAATAAATCTCAATATTTTTTATGATCAATTATTGTGTATAAATAAGTTATTTTTTGACAATTTTAAAATAATATAAAAAATGAAAATAAATTGGTTTTCTCCTCTTCCTCCCGCAAAAACAGAAATCGCTAAATATACTTATAAAATAGTATCTTTATTACAAAAAAATGCAGAAGTAACTATCTGGACAAGTCAAGATAAATGGGATAGTGAGTTAAATGATATTTTTTCTATTCGCTATTACCAACCTCATCAAATGTCTTGGTATGACATAAATCAGGCAGATTTAAATATTTATCAATTAGGAAATAATCATCTTTTTCATGGAGATATTTGGCAGGTTAGTTGTAAATGTCCGGGGTTAGTTATCCTCCACGATTACAAATTGCAAGATTTTTTTTATATGTTATCGGCGGATAAAAAAAATTATTTACGTCAAGTTTTTCAGCTTTATGGAGAGAAAGCATTAGCAGATGGTCAAAAATTTTTGGATGGTTTTATTTCC
The sequence above is a segment of the Cyanobacterium stanieri PCC 7202 genome. Coding sequences within it:
- a CDS encoding LSU ribosomal protein L27P (PFAM: Ribosomal L27 protein~TIGRFAM: ribosomal protein L27~COGs: COG0211 Ribosomal protein L27~InterPro IPR001684:IPR018261~KEGG: cyh:Cyan8802_2772 ribosomal protein L27~PFAM: ribosomal protein L27~SPTR: 50S ribosomal protein L27;~TIGRFAM: ribosomal protein L27), giving the protein MAHKKGTGSTRNGRDSNSKRLGVKCFGGETVKAGNILIRQRGTKVYPGENVGRGNDDTLFALIAGVVKFEHKSRSQKKVSVYPAEAN
- a CDS encoding LSU ribosomal protein L21P (PFAM: Ribosomal prokaryotic L21 protein~TIGRFAM: ribosomal protein L21~COGs: COG0261 Ribosomal protein L21~InterPro IPR018258:IPR001787~KEGG: npu:Npun_R6114 50S ribosomal protein L21~PFAM: ribosomal protein L21~SPTR: 50S ribosomal protein L21;~TIGRFAM: ribosomal protein L21), producing MTYAIIEICGKQLKVEPGRFYELDRFDLEVNEELNVDKVLLVNHDGEIHVGQPYVNGASINGTILKHSRGKKVIVYKMQPKKKTRKKRGHRQELSRLMINSISLGGNVIAQKEAEATTEAVEA
- a CDS encoding glutamine amidotransferase of anthranilate synthase (PFAM: Glutamine amidotransferase class-I~TIGRFAM: glutamine amidotransferase of anthranilate synthase or aminodeoxychorismate synthase~COGs: COG0512 Anthranilate/para-aminobenzoate synthase component II~InterProIPR006220:IPR011702:IPR001317:IPR017926:IPR 000991:IPR006221~KEGG: amr:AM1_1430 anthranilate synthase component II~PFAM: glutamine amidotransferase class-I~SPTR: Anthranilate synthase component II;~TIGRFAM: glutamine amidotransferase of anthranilate synthase), with protein sequence MILVIDNYDSFTYNLVQYLGELSAEFTIAKDVVVYRNDQITLEQLQALKPDAIVISPGPGNPRSAGICLELVTKMGQDYPILGVCLGHQTIGEAYGGKIVSAPSLMHGKTSPILHNNQGVFKDIASPFQATRYHSLIVDKASIPSVLEITAWTEDDIIMGIRHKQYPWIEGVQFHPESILTNSGLQLLRNFLKSIAKYD
- a CDS encoding hypothetical protein (COGs: COG2220 Zn-dependent hydrolase of the beta-lactamase fold~InterPro IPR017909:IPR006311~KEGG: mar:MAE_23320 hypothetical protein~SPTR: Putative uncharacterized protein); its protein translation is MINRRDWMRLTGVGVLTSLLSAKYSPQRAIAQTTGTGVTIQWLGHSCFLCTGNNLRVLSNPFEPLGCTANYPAPRVNADVVMISSRLLDEGAAGGLPNNPQLMVEPGVYEVGGIRFQGIRTFHDRQRGRRFGENIVWRWNQGGVNILHLGGIASPIDIEQRILMGSPDVAMIPIGGGPKNYNPQEAMDAIRALQPKVVFPTQYLTNNADPNSCDLVPLEEFLTLARAEELNINTISGNQTTIRPQDLPQRGTLIRVFR
- a CDS encoding ferredoxin (PFAM: 2Fe-2S iron-sulfur cluster binding domain~COGs: COG0633 Ferredoxin~InterPro IPR001041~KEGG: cyc:PCC7424_3497 ferredoxin~PFAM: ferredoxin~SPTR: Ferredoxin); protein product: MPTIKFLKENKEVIAADGANLREKAKQNGIDIYRLRGKLINCGGYGQCGTCLVEIVEGMDNLSPKTDFELRKLKKKPDNYRLACQTLVNGEISVNTKP